ACGCGTTTGGCTGACAGGTGCAAACATTGAAAGCCTGCAATTTCACCACCCAGCACTGAGCTCTGACTGCAAGTACTGGGAATTGCAAATGATCCCTCTTCCAGTAAATGTGTGTGGCACAAGGCAGGGAAGTGCTGCAGAGCCTCTCCAGCACTGGGCTGTTGGTCCCTCTCTTCCTCACGCAGCAGGAGATGTCAGAAGGCATCTTCATTTCACAGCTATTCAGTGATCCCTGAATTATACAAGTCTCTCTCTCGCTGTGCATTCATCACTGATGCTGCTTCCCCCTCCCTCAGAGACTGAGGAAGTAATGCCTGGGGATGTAATATCTGCTTTTTGCTGCGGGCGGACAGCCAGGTCTGTGGTGAGATGTGGCACTGACAGGGATGGAGCGGGGCAGGAAAGCTCGGTCTGACTGAAGCTGTCTGGTGGATCTGGCTGTGGGAGGCTTAGGACTCTGATGttgtctgctctgcagctctcttcAGGAGGTTCCTGAACCTCCTTGGGCTGCAGCAACCTTCACAGCACTGCATCCCAGTTAAAGTTATAGTATTAGAGGGTGgtctggcagggctgaggaggGAGCGCTCCTGTTGTCCTGCTGTGGAAGCAAACGGTGGGTGGCCAAGGACAGGCACGTGTGAGAGAGTGCCAGGCTCAAGCAGCCATCCAAAAGTGGCTGCAGGTTTGGGCCAAAGCCCTCAAGGTTTAAAGCCAACATTTAGCCACCTGCCTGGTGGCTTTTCTCTGCTGCGAACGGAAGGAAAATGTTCTGCACTGAAcgcaggcagggagggaataGCTGTACAGTAGGAGGACCACACACATGCCACCAACTGTCCATAAAAACCCACACGAAAATTCCTGCCCTGTTTCACAGGCACACAAGCCAAGCTCTCCTCTCAGTTACAGGGACATGTGGAGGGCTGTGCCTCAGACATCGTCCAGCACCCGGCTGAAAGAGCAGCTTTTCCGCTTGAGTAGCTCTGAATGAAGAGAGCTGGGAGCTAAGCAAACACTTCGGCCAGTACTTTCCTCTGTCTTTTTCTAGTCTTTCGGAAGCATGTTTTAATCAGCACTTGCTTTCCCACACCACTCCTTTGTACTCTTATTAAGTGCTGTCACTGGGGCCCGCTCTAGCCTAGTGCCAGAGTAAAATTCCCAAGAGACTGATGGCATTGCACCTGCCTGCACAAACTCTGTATTTGGCCCATTGTCTGATGTTGCTAAACCTGCTTACTTAAGGTTTTTTCATGCTGGTGTGCAACGACATCCAAACTCCCATATGTTTCTTCCTCCAAATCATCTCCTCAGCCCATCACCTCCCTGCAGCTTTTGTGATTTCACCGCAGGCTCAtgctggggcagcctcagccaCGAAGGTCAATCTTCATCTCCACcccctggcttttttttttacttaaaaaagaGTATGCAAATGATGTATATTATTGGGCCTCTGTGGTTTGGAAACACACGCGCTCGCACACGCACATACACACGATAACTGACAAAGCCCGTGAAGGAGTTTCATAACGGAGGGAAATATTAGGAAGGTTTTATCTGATAGTGTAGGGGAAGTCTGTTAAAACGCCTttactgcaggcagcaggaatgaGAAGCCACCTGGAGAAGTCATACACCACCGGAGAAGGAAGCCTTGCTGGCTGCTTGCGTGGTgtccagggctctgctgcacagcctggggatttttgggcttttttagtGTCCTGACAGCTTtgcaagagacagcaagagGGTCTCTCTTGATTTTGCTTAGGTTTCAGGTTCATGTCTTCATGAGGAATAAAGCCCTCAAGGTTTCAAAGCCAACTCAAGACAACGCACGTCTTGGAGTTTTGCTGATTCTGTCATGTCCCCCCTGTGCTTgactccctgctcctgctccgtGACACAGCCAGTACCTGCAGACCGTGTCTCTAATGCTTGTTTCTCcccttcttttgtttttgtcGTCTGGCAGGGGGACCCCATACCCGAAGACATTTATGAGATTTTGGGTGGCAGCTCAGTGCGCTCCATCAGTGACCTCCAGCGTGCCCTGCGGATAGACTCCGTAGGTAAATCTCCTCTTCACCAAACACTcctctatttttaattaagtctttgggggggctgggaggggataTTCTGTTTTTCAGTGGGCACACTATCAATAGGCTTCATTATAAATATAGGAACCATTCAGGAGCCAAAACCTGGCTTACAGACTTAGTCCCTGTGAAACTTATGGGAGTTAGAGGCAACTAGATGCATTTTTAGATCTCCTAACTGTCTGGACACTGGCTTCCAAAAATGGTGCAATGAGATGGGCGAGTGCAAGGAACTGAGATTCCCGTTCTTCACCCTGGGAGAAGCTCAGTCAGCAGGGCTTGAATTGGACAAGGATAAGTTTAGGAGGCAGCAAAATGGGAGGTGGAAATTGGGtgacagaggaggaaaaggccGAGTGGGTTTCCAGGTCTGGCATCCACAAAAGGCCGCGGGCTCCCAGAGGCCCTTGGGACGAGAGCAGCAGAGCACGTGTCTGTGGGTGAGCTACGGGGCAGGGGCTAAGCCAGGGTAGCGTTGCTTCACCTCCTGCCCGTAGATAAGAGCTccgggggctgcagggcccCGGGGTCActtggccagggctgactgcagggagcagcaggagcggCGAAGCGTGGAGGGGTCGGCACGTGTGGGAACTGGAGCACGCGCCGCGGCGGCTGGGCTGGCCCAGGAATTTATTTATAAACGGTCTCTTCAGAGCAAATTCCTTTCTATTCTAACCCTGCTCCCGCCCGTcgtcccccagcccccccagctcgACTTCTCTCTCGTGTTTTGTCTGTTTTGAGCTTTGTAATCCTTGCCGAGACACTATCTACGGGGGAACAGAATTTCCTGCTTTTGTTTCCTATGCCAGTCCAACCACTGGCGCAGTCTCAAAAGCATTCCCGCTGCCTTTCAAAACGGCcctggaggggcaggggggaaagCGAGGGGGAGGGCACCAGCTGCGTTCAGCTATTGTTTGTCTTAGAAAGAGGCGACGAGGCTCCCCACCACTGCCAGGGCCGCTCCCTGCCCTCACCAGTTCCCTCCTCCTTGTCCACGAGCCACACAATGGGGCAACTTCCAAAATTAGCCCTGCTGGATTGTCCCGTGCTGGTTCCCCCACCCCAAATGTCTTCAGTACTGATCCAGGGTGTAGAAGGACAACCTAGAAGAGGGAGGGACGTGATTCTCAACAGATTTGTTTTGAGTCAACAGTTGTTGCTAGTTTTTTGCCCCTATTTCTCTCCTCCCATCAACTCAACTTGTGCACCAAAGGCAGCCCCACGTTCATTTGGTGAAATgccacagggtggaggggtgggcaaggagcagctgagaagATGCATCCAATCTGGCATGGCCCAGTGTCTAAGGAACAAATACATCTCTAGCATGGCTATTAACCAGCCTCATGattaagaaataaaatgggCTTATCTGGTTGGCTCCAGAAACCCAGGGGTATGAGAGAAGGCTGCAGAGCTTTGAGTCACTGGTTTCACTTCAGGTTCCAGATAGGAAAGGCTggtcagagaaacaaaaaagtggTGCTGTGAAGCTGTTTCTTTGTTCCACCCCATGGTTCTCATCTCTTCCCAGGTACTGACTGAGGAGCATAGACATTCTCTTGCCCTGTGAGGAATTAGCAAATTAGTGTGCGAGCAAAATAATCCCAAAGTGGCTGGAGCTATTCCCTGTGCTGTCTGTGCACCCTGTGTGTCACAGCTGCTTCCCTTCGCTGGCTGCACGAGGAGCCAGAATGAGGCAGCTCCAGGAGGCAGATGGGCTCAGATAGTGCTCTCCTGACCTTGGGCACTGCTGCAGACCCAGCAACAGAAGTGTGGAGAGTGGGAGTCGTCTCCTTAACTGTGGTTGCCCACAAAGCAGTGGCTGCCCATGTAAACCAGTCATCCAGACACCTTCTCTAGTCCAAAGAGAACTACAGGCTCTTCTAAAGTGTGATCCACCAGTTCTCATTTTGGGAGTTTGCCTGAGGGTGAGATGAATGGTGCCTAGAATTGATCACACCTTTCCAGCCACTTTAAAGAGTGTCTGTCTGTCCACCTCACACGTAGATGTTGACTGCTCATTGACAGGCACATGATTCCTGTCTCCTGAATGCAGCCTCTGTGCACCCACCCCAAATCTGTCAGCAACTGCTTGAGACCTGAGCAGGGAGCAAAGTCCCTGCTTCCCTTTATGAGAGGGCTGCACTAGGGCAGGGCTGAGGAAGAGGAATGGGACACGATAGGTAAGGGAAGTCTGCTCCACCACACATCTGATAAACAGAGATCTTCCACCGGCCCCTAATTCCCTTTAAGAAAATTGCTCCCTTGATGCTGACGTCCACTCAGTTTCCTTCAGCTGCTAAAGCAGGTTAGAGAAGGAAAGAGCTGTGGCTGGGTGGGAGCTATCTTCGAGTGCAGCCATTGTCCCGAGCTCAGGAGGGGCTGCGTGTTGGAGTGCTCCATGGGGATTATGGGCATTTCTCTATTCAGCACTTCCTATGGGAAAAAGCAGTGGGGTGGGAGGGAACTGCTCAGGGCTGGCCTGAATGCTATCGGTCTTCCTCTCCCATCGCCGACTGAACCACCTCCAGATCCTGCCTCTTACCTTAGAGCAGTCTAGAGGGAAAGTCATTTTAActtcatttttctgttcttctgccATAAAACTGCTCTAAGCTAGAGCAGCTGAAGTGAGCTGGGAGAGAGAAAGCAAGCACCCCACCTACCACCCATCCCCCCCTTCACCTGCCCTCTCACCTCCCAATTCTCCCAGTTCCAAGCCATCCCAGCAAGGCACCTCAGTGTTAAATACCAAGTGTTCTGCTTGTTCTGTCTGGTCTTTGATACTCCTTGTTGTTATCCTGGTCTCAGCTGGCCAATCTGGATCCCTCTGCAACTCCTCTCTGACACCAGAAAGTCCTGACATGAGCCTTATCTTTCTTGAGCTGGAGTTTTCCTCTCCAAGACCTGACTGGATCCCCTCTTTCATGATAGGCATGTTGCTCTGAGCTGCCTAGTCTGAGCAAAGAGTGTCCGTGCCCCAGAACAGCTGTGACCTTGTTTGTGGATTTACACCTAGCATGACGTCCTGGGTCCGTGGCTTATCCCGTGTCCCTGCACTTTGCCTGGTGATCTGAGCACAAGTGCCTGCTGTCttctcctgcctctgcctggtGCTATTGGGTCATGTCTTCCCttttgcagagcaggacagctCGAGCCTGAGCCTGAATGCATCTCAGCCTGATCAAAACCCTGTGGCCCTGTCTCGAGAGCGACGAAGCCTAGGTGAGCTGGGGGTCTTGCACCTTGTGGTTGCTGGGGAGCAGCCACGGGCGAGCAGCTATGGGTGGTCCAGATACGTGTCTGAGATACAGATGTAGGGGTAGAGGTTGTAGTGCACCTGTGTGTGTGGAGACATAAAAATGAGGGTCTGGGCCTGGAGTGGGAGCTGGGTGCTTCACCCTGggagggcaggagagggagTCTGAACTTCTGTGCACTGCTCTGCCTTAAATCCTGACGGTGTTTGTTTGCTCTAAGGTGTCATCTGCTGTCTGGGCTGCAGTGAGAAGCATCACTGCACTGGGGCTTCCTCCACAGGGCATGGCTCTGTACAGGGAGAGAGCTGGAGGgtgggagaaagagaaagagcatTTGTGTGTGCTTGTGCACCTGAGAGCTGTGTGGGGTCCGTCACTTGcaccagaggtggctgtggcgGGTTGGTGGCAGCTGCAAAGCCCATTTCATCCCCTGTTTCTCTCTTGGCCATCCGTAgatgctctggcagcagcagagacagctgTCCTGGCCGAGTGCAAGACACGGGAGGTGGTCTTCGAAATCTCCCGCAACATGGTGGACAGCACCAACGCCAACTTCGTGGTGTGGCCGCCCTGCGTGGAGGTGCAGCGCTGCTCCGGCTGCTGCAACAACCGCAACGTGCAGTGCCGCCCCACGCAGATCCGCGTGCGGCACGTCCAGGTGAGGGACATcactgctccctcctcctgctgcccaccaccatccctgtgccccagagccaAACACGGGCAGGTCTCAGGCGCCGGGGTCACTCAGCCGtctgtcccctctgtgctggccatgcagagctgcagccgCTGGCGTGGGTGatgtccctgccagctgctggaAGGGCTGGTGCTGTCCAGCAGCTGGGGACTGTCCCCAGGCAGAGCTACAGGGCACTGCCCCCATCTGCAGCTCCACTCTACGGCCCTTCCTGTGGCTCGAGGCAGCTTGTCTGCTGTGTTAGAGCAGAAGAAACAGGGTGCTTTCATCACGGGGACCGGTTTTGATGCAAAAAGAGAAGGGTTTGCAGTGTCAGTCTCCATCCccccactgctgctggagcttcttTCCGAGATGTGCGCTGGAACAGCTTCTCTTTCTCAGCACACAGTTACCTCCTGACCTGCTCCATCAGCCAGCAGACACCTGACAGCTAACCTCTTGCTCTGATCCTCCCCTCACAGCTACCAGTGATCTCCTCACAGCTTCCTCCTAGACagcttatttaaaaataatattcatCTCGTACTAATCCTCTGCCTGAGCCATAAGAGActcccccaggcaggcagcagaggtTGGCTGGGAGAGATTGTATTCACACACAGCCCTTTTCAtcaggaaattcctttctcagaAAAGCCAGGCTGAAcgaggaaaaaatgggggggagcAGGAGttgtttttctggaaaaaaacaagtgAGAGGTCAAAAGCCAGCCTGAAAAAGTGACCTGGAAATGGTTTCTTTGAGGACAGAGGTCTCTCTATTGTTTGGCTGGAAGTGTTTGTCTAGCAGGCAGCGTGTGGTCTGAAGCGTGTGGAGTGGGCTTTCAAGGAAAGATAAACAGCCTGGCTGCTTTGGCACTGGCTGAGGGATGCTGCTGGGGGCAGTGGGTTTAGAGGAATTCCATCCCAGATGCAGAGCAGAGTGAGTATTTATAGCTTGTGGAGCACTTCAGGGACCGCAGAGCTGTTAGATAAGCTGAGTGGGGTCAGGCCTGGCTGCTGATGGAGTGGGAGGACCCCCTAGAAAGCTTGTGCCCTGTGGTGGGATGTGGAGCAATGAGTCTTCCCTCTGAGTCAGCACTGGTGGAGAGTCCAGGGGAATTTCCAGAGCACCGCCTTTCCtatgaggagctgagggcttCAGCCCTGCGAGTCATTAAAGAGCTTGAGACAAATTCAGACAGgcctcagcagagctggtgaGGCTGTGTTAGCTTGCTTCAGACCTGAGTTCTTCTCCTTTTGCCCTTCCTGTAGGTTCCTGTGGGAATTATCCTGGTTGTCCCAGGTCTCTGCCATGGCATCTGTCAGAAACAGACTGCATGTTCCATGTTTCTCTCTCTGACCAACCAGCCATCCTGCTTAAGCTCTGGCAATAGTTAGGATCAGGGGAGCCAACCAGAGACATCCAAACTTGCCTGGTCTGGgtctgctctgctgccatgtTCAGAATTATCTCCCACGTTTAGAATTATCTCCCATACACCACCCCTAAGTCTGAGTTTCGAGTTTGGGTTTTGAGTTTGAACAGGGCTCTGTAAGGTGCCTTCTGACCCTTTAGGAAGAAAGCCAGGACTAAAGTGCACTGACACTGACTAATTTTACACAGTGGAAGCTGTGGATGTACTAATCTTTTTCTTGCCTTCCTCTCGCAAATAGGTGAACAAGATCGAATTTGTCCAGAGGAAGCCAAAGTTCACAAAAGTCGTTGTGCCTTTGGAGGACCACGTGCAGTGTCGGTGTGAAGCCGTGTTCCGACCACCCCCCAGGAACATCCGGCCCGGGCCACGTGAACAGAGACGTAAGGATCCTGGCTTCAGTAGAGTGAAGGGAGGTGTGAgaagaggggctggggagagagaaaagagacCTCCACTGGTTTCAATCTGCTTAGTTCCAGTGAATGCCAAGGGCCTTCGCTGGTTTATACCAGCTGAGGGACCTTTCCCAGGATGTCTGTCTGCCAGGAAGGGGCtgaaacagagggaaaagaagGAGGGGAAGGTGAGAGGTGAGGGGAAGGGCACggtgggaaaagggagagggcaGAGATTGCGGAGAACAGAGGACAAGGAACACAAGAACAGAAAGAGGCCTTGTGGTCCTGCTGTTGCAGAGCTCTTTGCTGACAGTGTGTGGAGAGGGATATTTCAACAGGAGCCGTCTGCCCCCGGCTGTACAGACATTCTCCCCTCTGTTTTGGCAGGCTTGTCCCCGGCGTTCACCACAGCCGCTGTCTCACAGAGGCGGCGAGTGCGCCGGCCGCCGGCACAGAAGAGGAAACATAAGAAGTACAAGCATGTCAACGATAAGAAAGTGCTGAAAGAAATCCTCATAGCATAGAAGTGCTGGCAGGGGAGAGAGAGCACAAGGCAGGTAACAGCGAGCTGCTTTTCCATTCAGGAGAGATGTCCTCCTGGGACATGGCATCTTGGACCCTTCCCACTCCACTGGCCACTCGTTCAGTGTGGGGCTGCTGCAGTACAAAACCTGGGttgaaggaggaggaagaactAGGTTGGGTGCCAACAAGTGCATTCTATTTATGGAATTAAGGCTCTTTGCAAAGTTGGAATGATCATGGTGCAGCCATCCTTGCTCTCAGGCCCCGccctctcctttccctgcctccCTGTCAGGCAGAGAGCAAGCCTGACTTCTCCCTACACCTAAATCCCCTCGGGGTCCAGGTAATTCATCTCGTCTGTGGAGCAACTCCTGTTCTAGTTTCTCTGTTGGTTCTCCATTGAAAACAGAGAATTAACGTTGCTCTAGGGAtcccttttccttttatatttCCTTACTTGAGTTGGCAGAAAGACTGAAAAGCAGCAACACTTTTAGTTCATCACTCTCCTATAGGGAAGCCTGTGTGCATGAGAAAGGTCATACCAGGGAAAAGGAGAACTGGAATCTCTGGCAAGAGATCTGGACTTTGTCAGGCTGGGTCTGATTCTTCTCTCCATGACTTGTGTAAACAGGAGTAATTCCCTCATCATCAGAAGAATTTCACTGGTACAAGTGAAGGAGGCTAAGCCTTGGTTCCCCATCAGAGGAAAAGGtgcagaaaagagggaaagagtAGTCAGGGTGCAGATTGGTGGGAGCTGAATTGTGACACAGCTTAACAGGCAGAGCCCTGGCCCACAGCTCAGCAGTTCCAGCTCTGCTACAGCCACTTGAATAAGCCCGGGCCACCACTTCACATTCACTTCCCCTCACCCcgggagaggggacagcaggctTCCGTGTGTGACATTCAGGAGCTGGGGACAAGGGGCACTGAGCAGTGTCTTGAGACTGGGATTCCCACGCTTACCACTAAGAGGGCTCTTATTATCCCAGGATTCTCCTGGCCAGCCTAAAGTTCCCAGGGTAAAAATGATGCAAACCCAtgcaaatctcagctctggCTCAAGCtgttcaggggaaaaaaatagaggaGGTCAAAAGTCCTCCCAGGCTTCTAATCCAGCCCTTTGGCACAAATATTTCCAGAGGAGAAAAGGGGATAGGAGGGGAGTTGCAGGGGGCAAAAGGTTACATATTCTAATGATATGTCTGGTTTTGTTTCACTTCCAggtttatttaatatatttgcTGTATAGCCCCCATGGGGTCCTCGGAATGATAACTTTtcc
The nucleotide sequence above comes from Passer domesticus isolate bPasDom1 chromosome 5, bPasDom1.hap1, whole genome shotgun sequence. Encoded proteins:
- the PDGFB gene encoding platelet-derived growth factor subunit B; protein product: MPEAGRPRGCLREALPSRGSPSMCPQPAGPGVGMNFGVVFAFILSLPLARMEGDPIPEDIYEILGGSSVRSISDLQRALRIDSVEQDSSSLSLNASQPDQNPVALSRERRSLDALAAAETAVLAECKTREVVFEISRNMVDSTNANFVVWPPCVEVQRCSGCCNNRNVQCRPTQIRVRHVQVNKIEFVQRKPKFTKVVVPLEDHVQCRCEAVFRPPPRNIRPGPREQRRLSPAFTTAAVSQRRRVRRPPAQKRKHKKYKHVNDKKVLKEILIA